One genomic region from Ovis canadensis isolate MfBH-ARS-UI-01 breed Bighorn chromosome 24, ARS-UI_OviCan_v2, whole genome shotgun sequence encodes:
- the PRM3 gene encoding protamine-3, whose translation MGSRCAKLGTGHGRGHESSMKKLVACVSQDNFSLSSEGEEEEEGEEEEEEGEEEELPVQGKLLLMEAGQQEEGAEDADSEVQQSPEPKQTRS comes from the coding sequence ATGGGTTCCCGCTGTGCCAAGCTTGGCACGGGCCACGGCCGGGGCCACGAATCCTCCATGAAGAAGCTCGTGGCCTGCGTGAGCCAGGATAACTTCTCCTTGTCGTCGGagggcgaggaggaggaggagggcgaagaggaggaggaggagggagaagaggaggagctCCCGGTGCAGGGCAAGCTGCTGCTGATGGAGGCCGGGCAGCAGGAGGAAGGGGCCGAAGATGCCGACTCGGAGGTCCAGCAGAGCCCCGAGCCCAAGCAGACGCGCTCCTGA
- the TNP2 gene encoding nuclear transition protein 2 → MDTKTQSLPNTHTQPHSNSRPQSHACNQCSCSHHCQSRGRSRSCRSRSRSRSRNSSRRRRSHRSPAGHQGSGPSPPLRRHRYTMHSHQGPSRAVTHSCSHSKNRKNLEGKVIKRKQVKRSKQVYKRKRQSSGTCQAGGLSQDSPGEGGRSPAGL, encoded by the coding sequence atgGACACCAAGACACAGAGCCTTCCCAACACCCACACCCAGCCCCACAGCAACTCTCGGCCCCAAAGCCACGCCTGCAACCAGTGCAGCTGCAGCCACCACTGCCAGAGCCGCGGCCGCAGCCGGAGCTgccgcagccgcagccgcagccgcagccggAATTCCAGCCGGCGCCGGAGGAGCCACCGCAGCCCCGCGGGGCACCAGGGCTCAGGCCCCAGCCCTCCTCTGCGGCGCCACAGATACACCATGCACTCCCACCAGGGTCCCTCGCGGGCCGTCACCCACTCTTGCAGCCACTCCAAGAACAGAAAGAACTTGGAGGGAAAGGTGATCAAGAGAAAGCAGGTCAAGAGGAGCAAGCAGGTGTACaaaagaaagaggcagagctCAGGTACCTGTCAAGCCGGTGGCCTTTCACAGGACTCCCCCGGAGAAGGGGGGCGCAGCCCAGCGGGGCTGTAG